One part of the Rutidosis leptorrhynchoides isolate AG116_Rl617_1_P2 chromosome 1, CSIRO_AGI_Rlap_v1, whole genome shotgun sequence genome encodes these proteins:
- the LOC139860202 gene encoding uncharacterized protein, with protein sequence MEGRYAHNSSTAVGNRYTLAPCKLANEDILFCIDLDPESLTEMKNSSATGRPFTRLESIKQAILLFIHSKLSINPDHRFAYCALGKSPFWLKKEFSSEVESAIAAFRGINVDSSAGHADLTHLFKVANHEAKKSRAQNRLLRVILLYCRSSVVPHHQWTTTQKLFTLDVVYLHDKPGSNNCPQQVYDSLVDALEQVSEYEGYIFESGQGLTRVLYRHMCTLLSHPQQRCVQDDIDIPKSLVKKAPAVDSAPPADLECVPVSSQ encoded by the exons ATGGAAGGAAGATATGCGCATAATAGCTCAACGGCAGTAGGAAATAGATACACACTTGCACCGTGTAAGTTAGCAAATGAAGATATCTTATTCTGTATCGACCTTGATCCTGAATCCCTCACTGAAATGAAGAACTCAAGCGCTACTGGCAGACCTTTTACTCGATTAGAATCAATTAAACAAGCCATCCTTCTTTTCATTCACTCTAAACTCTCCATTAATCCCGATCATCGTTTCGCCTACTGTGCTCTTGGCAAATCCCCCTTTTGG CTTAAGAAGGAATTTAGCAGTGAAGTTGAGTCTGCAATTGCAGCATTTCGAGGCATCAATGTTGATTCTTCTGCTGGTCATGCAGATCTCACTCATCTTTTCAAAGTGGCAAATCATGAAGCTAAGAAATCTCGTGCACAGAACCGTTTACTCAGGGTG ATCCTACTCTACTGCAGATCATCAGTAGTACCACACCACCAATGGACCACAACCCAGAAGCTCTTCACATTGGACGTGGTTTACCTCCATGATAAGCCAGGTTCCAATAATTGTCCCCAGCAGGTGTATGATTCTCTGGTGGATGCCCTTGAGCAAGTCAGCGAATATGAGGGTTACATCTTTGAGAGTGGGCAGGGACTGACCCGTGTCCTTTACCGTCACATGTGTACGCTGTTATCACACCCTCAACAACGTTGTGTCCAAGATGATATTGATATTCCAAAATCACTTGTAAAGAAGGCCCCTGCAGTGGATTCGGCACCTCCTGCTGATCTGGAATGTGTTCCTGTGTCAAGTCAGTGA